From a single Deferrivibrio essentukiensis genomic region:
- a CDS encoding prepilin-type N-terminal cleavage/methylation domain-containing protein, producing MSRILDNIKYHRLHLSKCSAEKGFTLIEIIITILLLGIVASLGVGIISSVFTGYSDTVTKDYLYSESKFIIERIDRELRNTIPNTVRLHSSDTVLQFALFSDASYYERLADKNKIKLTESGFLNMGDNISIYNTKDIHFYDMSRVYQIMDNSTDNVTLDKKVQKYSPYNRFFVVDTPVTIFKSGNYIKRCFGYTIDISITGENVGTCNILGSYVESVKFAYDPGNRWRNAVVNIDLTLKRNDVSITQKHQVNIRNVP from the coding sequence GTGAGTAGAATTTTGGACAATATAAAATACCATCGGCTTCATTTGTCTAAGTGTTCAGCTGAAAAAGGTTTTACCCTAATTGAAATTATTATTACAATATTGCTGTTAGGTATTGTTGCCAGCCTTGGAGTGGGGATAATATCATCAGTTTTTACCGGATATTCTGATACTGTGACAAAAGATTATCTGTATAGTGAATCAAAGTTTATTATTGAGAGAATTGATAGGGAGCTTAGAAATACCATTCCTAATACGGTAAGGCTTCATAGCTCGGATACTGTTTTACAGTTTGCATTGTTTTCTGATGCATCTTATTATGAAAGATTGGCTGATAAAAATAAAATTAAGCTAACTGAGTCAGGTTTTTTAAATATGGGGGACAATATTTCTATATATAATACCAAAGATATACACTTTTATGATATGTCCAGAGTTTATCAAATCATGGATAATTCTACCGATAATGTGACGTTAGATAAAAAGGTTCAAAAATATTCTCCGTATAACAGATTCTTTGTGGTTGATACACCTGTTACAATATTTAAATCCGGGAATTATATCAAAAGATGTTTTGGGTATACCATTGACATTAGCATTACAGGTGAAAACGTTGGAACTTGCAATATTTTGGGTAGCTATGTTGAGAGCGTAAAATTTGCTTATGACCCTGGTAACAGATGGCGTAATGCAGTTGTAAATATTGATTTGACATTAAAGAGAAACGATGTAAGCATAACACAAAAACATCAGGTGAATATTAGAAATGTGCCGTAA
- a CDS encoding nucleotidyltransferase family protein translates to MSDISVSKKNSERINAIICNIVEELTKYSPNKIILFGSRAGDSFRENSDIDIAVDLKLSFREKRKLKEKIDKLSGIYSVDMVFLPDIDDKFYTKIIETGKVLYEKE, encoded by the coding sequence ATGTCTGATATTAGTGTGAGTAAAAAAAACAGTGAGAGAATTAATGCTATTATTTGCAATATTGTAGAAGAATTAACTAAATATTCTCCAAATAAAATTATCTTATTTGGCTCAAGAGCTGGTGATAGCTTTCGTGAAAATTCTGACATTGATATAGCTGTGGATTTAAAGCTCAGCTTTCGAGAAAAAAGAAAGTTAAAAGAAAAAATAGATAAATTAAGTGGCATATATAGTGTTGATATGGTATTTTTACCTGATATTGATGATAAATTTTATACTAAAATAATTGAGACGGGAAAAGTGCTTTATGAAAAAGAGTGA
- a CDS encoding prepilin-type N-terminal cleavage/methylation domain-containing protein, which yields MLGRNINSKKGFTLIELIIVIILVGIISIYIAPKMTTKGFKEEAEVTRFMTHLRFVQHKAMVSGGLYGIEISGNRYKMLDNITVKRLPDADSDEVEVSQNLNMTNAEISDNKLYFDYLGRPIKSDRSLITSTTIFNVNGKVLKLDPYAGGIYQ from the coding sequence ATGTTAGGTAGAAATATTAATAGCAAAAAAGGTTTCACACTCATAGAGCTAATTATCGTTATAATTTTAGTTGGTATAATTAGTATATATATTGCACCAAAAATGACTACAAAGGGGTTTAAGGAAGAGGCTGAAGTAACAAGATTTATGACACATCTAAGATTTGTTCAGCACAAAGCTATGGTTAGCGGTGGGTTATACGGGATAGAAATAAGCGGGAATAGGTATAAAATGTTGGACAATATTACAGTCAAGAGACTGCCTGATGCAGATAGTGATGAGGTTGAGGTGTCTCAAAATCTAAATATGACAAACGCTGAAATCTCAGACAATAAATTATATTTTGATTATCTTGGTAGACCTATCAAAAGTGATAGAAGTCTTATCACATCAACGACAATATTTAATGTAAACGGGAAAGTGTTAAAACTTGATCCTTATGCAGGGGGGATTTATCAATAA
- a CDS encoding tetratricopeptide repeat protein: MSRLAKYLKSEKDARQVKGYGQKGFSTFDIDPYLTVFFLLILLVSGFYFYKIKTADYFKGAEFPSIGEFESKFNTVVNDYSKFQIDSSYYDFIKAVKYNHKVEALEIARKYNNNSLLGIYESIYGNPDRAIAILKKEYKDKQNPEYLHHLLYSFSRKGDIGSMRVYVDKAVEIKPETYLVYATSLEEKGFLKDAYKAYMEALSKTESNEVKNKLVVKTKLLEKYLKSRGLL; encoded by the coding sequence ATGAGCAGACTTGCTAAGTATTTAAAAAGTGAAAAAGATGCAAGACAGGTCAAAGGTTATGGGCAGAAAGGTTTTTCAACTTTTGATATAGACCCGTATTTGACAGTATTTTTTTTGCTAATTTTACTTGTTAGCGGATTTTATTTTTATAAGATTAAAACTGCTGATTATTTTAAAGGTGCCGAATTTCCTTCTATTGGTGAGTTTGAGAGTAAGTTTAATACAGTTGTAAATGACTACAGCAAGTTTCAGATTGATTCATCATATTATGATTTTATAAAGGCAGTAAAGTATAATCATAAGGTTGAAGCTTTGGAGATAGCCAGAAAATATAATAATAACAGCCTGTTAGGTATTTATGAGAGTATTTATGGCAATCCCGATAGAGCAATAGCCATTCTCAAAAAAGAATATAAAGATAAACAAAACCCTGAATACTTACATCACTTGCTATACTCTTTTAGTAGAAAAGGGGATATTGGGAGTATGAGGGTCTACGTTGATAAGGCGGTTGAAATTAAGCCTGAGACGTATTTAGTCTATGCAACAAGTTTGGAAGAAAAAGGGTTTTTAAAAGATGCATATAAGGCATATATGGAAGCACTTAGTAAGACTGAGTCAAATGAAGTAAAAAATAAGCTTGTAGTAAAAACAAAGCTTTTGGAAAAATATCTTAAAAGTAGGGGCTTGCTATAA
- a CDS encoding HI0074 family nucleotidyltransferase substrate-binding subunit, which translates to MKKSDVLLKIQNFENALERLTESIKIAQGELEKDGVIQRFEFTIELLWKALKALLSYEGIECNSPRNCIKEAFKAGIISDNEVILDMIEDRNLSSHIYNQTTSEEIFLRIKSTYVDYLNSLKLKNKLI; encoded by the coding sequence ATGAAAAAGAGTGATGTTCTGCTTAAAATCCAAAATTTTGAAAATGCATTAGAAAGGTTAACAGAATCAATAAAAATTGCACAAGGTGAACTTGAAAAAGATGGGGTAATACAGCGGTTTGAGTTTACCATTGAGCTATTATGGAAGGCACTGAAAGCTTTGCTTTCTTATGAGGGAATTGAATGTAACTCACCCAGAAATTGTATTAAAGAAGCTTTTAAAGCAGGTATTATTAGCGATAATGAAGTAATACTTGATATGATTGAGGATAGAAATTTAAGCTCTCACATATACAATCAAACAACAAGTGAAGAAATATTTCTAAGAATAAAAAGTACTTATGTTGATTATCTTAATAGCTTGAAGTTAAAAAATAAGTTAATTTAA
- the pilM gene encoding pilus assembly protein PilM — protein sequence MSTDIKDILEIENDDLTFLLNIEDKSKYTILVDCSYEVLKNIFVFPKNTPDLKNRLYANFKERYNISLADYYIDFMFSEISEEIVTYICGSPRNYVDTIAKFLTENKFKLLALESDIDALGRGLYTPDETSLKIHVMDNEILIMVTKGKTLLAERLVTFGYKNVIDNFAKHGGIDFEQAKSLFESKGFFDEDINDSESVNMKDAVIDSLDMVGIEVQKTLDMFYRSFKNGKVDKIIISGKFINVNKVNIYFTKLFNIETEIVNILQQISVDEDMQELLAEATALEIAIGAALRSKF from the coding sequence TTGAGTACTGATATTAAAGATATTTTAGAGATAGAGAATGATGATCTGACTTTCTTGTTAAATATAGAAGATAAGTCCAAATACACTATTTTAGTAGATTGTTCCTATGAGGTGCTGAAAAACATATTTGTTTTCCCAAAGAACACTCCTGACTTAAAAAATAGACTATATGCAAATTTTAAAGAACGATATAATATATCTTTGGCAGACTATTATATTGACTTTATGTTCAGTGAGATTAGCGAAGAGATTGTAACCTATATCTGTGGTTCTCCAAGAAATTATGTAGATACTATTGCCAAGTTTCTGACAGAGAATAAATTCAAACTTTTGGCTTTAGAATCTGATATTGATGCCCTTGGAAGGGGGTTATATACGCCGGATGAAACAAGTCTTAAGATTCACGTAATGGATAATGAAATACTTATTATGGTTACAAAAGGTAAAACACTATTAGCAGAAAGACTTGTTACGTTTGGATATAAAAATGTAATTGATAATTTTGCAAAACATGGTGGCATTGACTTTGAGCAGGCAAAGAGTCTGTTTGAATCTAAAGGTTTTTTTGATGAGGATATAAACGATTCAGAATCGGTGAATATGAAAGATGCGGTTATAGATTCTCTTGATATGGTAGGGATAGAAGTCCAAAAAACACTTGATATGTTTTATCGCAGTTTTAAAAATGGGAAGGTTGATAAAATAATTATTTCAGGAAAATTTATAAATGTTAATAAAGTAAATATTTATTTTACAAAACTGTTTAATATTGAAACAGAAATAGTGAATATTTTGCAGCAGATTTCTGTTGATGAAGATATGCAAGAGCTGTTAGCTGAGGCTACAGCACTTGAAATAGCTATTGGTGCAGCATTAAGGAGCAAATTTTGA
- a CDS encoding Uma2 family endonuclease, translating into MPPLAKKTDKKYTYQDYLNWPDDERWEIINGDAYNMSPSPVRKHQAISRNITWQIGLQKDKLKSCSFFEAPMDVVFDEYNIVQPDIFIVCDKNKKTDYIFEIPALIIEIVSPSTELKDKREKFHLYERFGVKEYIIIYPEREYIERYILKRGKYGAPEIFNWDETLNMKTFDLEISLWEVFDKDISSEDYGNI; encoded by the coding sequence ATGCCACCTTTAGCTAAAAAAACTGACAAAAAATATACATATCAAGATTATTTAAATTGGCCTGATGATGAAAGGTGGGAAATTATTAATGGTGATGCGTATAATATGAGCCCATCTCCTGTAAGAAAACATCAGGCTATAAGCAGAAATATAACTTGGCAAATTGGTTTGCAAAAAGATAAATTAAAGAGTTGTTCCTTTTTTGAAGCACCAATGGATGTTGTTTTTGATGAGTATAATATAGTTCAGCCTGATATATTTATAGTGTGTGATAAAAATAAAAAAACTGATTATATTTTTGAAATACCAGCACTAATTATTGAAATAGTTTCCCCTTCAACTGAGCTTAAAGATAAAAGAGAAAAATTTCATCTTTATGAACGTTTTGGTGTAAAAGAGTATATAATAATTTATCCGGAAAGAGAATATATTGAAAGATACATACTTAAAAGAGGGAAATATGGCGCACCTGAGATTTTTAACTGGGATGAAACATTAAACATGAAAACGTTTGATTTAGAGATATCTTTATGGGAAGTATTTGATAAGGATATTAGCAGTGAAGATTATGGTAACATTTGA
- a CDS encoding type IV pilus modification PilV family protein: MQGGFINKKGFTLIEIIIFIVVFSLGVMGIMVLFYNTLGKTSDPLLRVQAVQTAQAVMEIVAAKKFDENTPNGGGSIGLNQITIGPDEAQLKKYDDIDDYVDSCGVGKSYSSTDLDLKGDYNITITVSYAHIVGNSVTEDCNNKDNYKMIIVTVGKDSLNENYTLKRLKGNF; this comes from the coding sequence ATGCAGGGGGGATTTATCAATAAAAAAGGCTTTACGCTGATAGAAATTATAATTTTTATAGTGGTTTTTTCATTAGGTGTAATGGGGATAATGGTGCTTTTTTACAATACCCTTGGAAAAACATCTGACCCGCTTTTGAGAGTGCAAGCCGTTCAAACTGCGCAAGCGGTAATGGAGATTGTTGCAGCTAAAAAATTTGACGAAAATACTCCAAATGGAGGTGGTAGTATAGGTTTGAATCAAATAACTATTGGCCCTGATGAAGCACAATTAAAAAAATATGATGATATTGATGACTATGTGGACTCATGCGGTGTGGGTAAAAGCTATTCATCAACCGATTTAGATTTAAAAGGTGACTATAATATAACTATAACAGTCTCTTACGCACATATTGTGGGTAATAGTGTGACAGAGGATTGTAATAATAAAGATAATTATAAAATGATAATCGTTACAGTTGGTAAAGATAGCTTAAATGAAAACTATACATTAAAAAGGCTGAAGGGAAATTTTTAG
- a CDS encoding AAA family ATPase gives MFEKFFNLKDDPFRITPDPQYFYASDSHEDAINLLKFGIDQRKGFISLIGEVGTGKTTICRVLLNTVVNCESSLILNPLMSPEEILLQIVEDFEIPYEKGENSGKLYNRLAEFLVSNYNKGKNAIIIVDEAQNLSFEAFEMIRQISNIEKEDAKLVQIILVGQNELEERLSENKLRQLNQRIAIRISLSNLTLEETEFYIEHRLSKASIFRKHIFAKSAIKEIYSITRGNPREINQICENCLVIAASIGKKQIDKAIVREAASIYRGSNKKTKFNYKKILALVMLIAVVFTSFVLSDAKKLIQNFVTTKKLQQNVSTLPQTNQENEIVKNVDNMTEETLAGEAIKKECVLTKVSVNLRAEPLLIDNVIKRLPEGLKCDILKQNDGWVNVDCGLNVGWVVKSDKYIDVVDCE, from the coding sequence ATGTTTGAAAAATTTTTTAATTTAAAAGACGACCCTTTTAGAATAACACCTGACCCGCAGTATTTTTATGCTTCTGACTCTCATGAGGATGCTATTAACTTACTCAAATTTGGCATAGACCAGCGAAAAGGTTTTATAAGCCTTATCGGTGAAGTTGGCACCGGGAAGACGACTATTTGCAGAGTATTGTTAAATACCGTTGTCAACTGCGAGTCATCATTGATACTTAACCCTCTTATGAGCCCTGAAGAGATTTTATTGCAAATTGTAGAGGATTTTGAAATACCTTATGAAAAAGGTGAGAATAGCGGTAAACTATATAATAGATTGGCTGAGTTTCTTGTATCTAATTACAACAAAGGAAAAAATGCTATAATTATAGTTGATGAGGCACAAAACCTTTCTTTTGAAGCCTTTGAAATGATTAGGCAGATATCAAATATTGAAAAAGAGGATGCTAAGCTTGTTCAAATTATTCTTGTAGGGCAAAATGAGCTTGAAGAAAGATTAAGTGAGAATAAGTTAAGACAGTTAAATCAAAGGATTGCAATAAGGATTAGTCTTTCTAATCTTACTTTGGAAGAGACTGAATTTTATATAGAGCACAGGCTTTCTAAGGCATCAATTTTTAGAAAACATATTTTTGCCAAATCGGCTATTAAAGAAATTTATAGTATTACAAGAGGAAACCCAAGAGAGATAAACCAAATTTGTGAAAATTGTTTGGTTATTGCGGCAAGTATAGGAAAAAAACAGATTGATAAGGCTATCGTCAGAGAGGCTGCATCAATTTATAGAGGGAGTAATAAAAAGACTAAATTTAATTATAAAAAAATTCTTGCACTTGTGATGTTGATAGCTGTTGTGTTTACAAGTTTTGTGCTTTCAGACGCTAAAAAGCTAATACAAAATTTTGTGACAACAAAAAAATTACAACAAAATGTTTCAACTCTTCCTCAAACTAACCAGGAAAATGAAATTGTAAAGAATGTCGACAATATGACAGAGGAGACTTTAGCTGGTGAGGCTATTAAAAAAGAGTGTGTCCTTACAAAGGTCTCAGTAAATCTTAGGGCAGAGCCGTTATTAATTGATAATGTAATAAAAAGATTGCCTGAAGGGTTAAAGTGTGATATTCTAAAGCAGAATGACGGATGGGTAAATGTTGACTGTGGGTTAAATGTGGGTTGGGTCGTAAAAAGTGATAAATATATTGATGTTGTTGATTGTGAGTAA
- a CDS encoding DUF6701 domain-containing protein, with protein MNKNNLLLPILLLVNMLLITNIIYAYDYEVFATNNLSCAGERTNETLNCNAGEFTTIVDILTNGDSTTCIEGQSTTIDIIVTLKDNKAKRYDIGFFVGENNNDPRLQTGSCSVATFDSSKSNSDSWIDIDGDSCSDFEKNGNSTVKVSNVVVSCTDGNSDGTLDIPYTVTYQQNDKKTCNGPNNVSNAKKSKCNYGSASINNIIVIPKPIADYYFDECSWDNDLSTFEVEDSGSNSYDGTSVNGPITVDNDTAGGSIGRVGYFDGVDDYIEIPQAAADILKGTASLSFWIKTSQTGNNTTWAAPSVIGIEQDGGTDDIRWGWIDASGHIGVSKGNNGGNSKSNTRINDNQWHHVILTWNSDNGNIKIYIDGSLDKEGSTDTGVVGNAFNSIGRNENTNSSKSAVYFNGYLDEIKIYDKILTDSQVQSIYNYEKAGKNWDGTDRVKVNCLQLNQCFFDDFNRSSLGTKWTVIKNQNFTPTIEDNKLVLTKKINNVATGVTLAGKFPSQDNYIEIEFEHNAYDNPNGADGVTIALADAAVVDRLLSDNISDIAGAYGGSLGYAQRSGLHGFRGGWLGIGIDEYGNFANDNEGRGKNCQSHPPTYRVKDSITIRGTGDNETGYCFIANSGSLNPGVDNSTAKNYKYKISIDTRNNKTFIKVDRDILDGNGYQTIINWHDATQNATPPDNFKLSITGSTGSVTNIHSFDDLKISALSCGDLGQEIGYKYLLIDAPPTALTCQPADVKITACINDDCSQKYPNGVSGIELSATDGANWTMNPVSIPNGSYSVNTGLYKQTPGTTTLSITSATPSPSDTPIYKCSWDSNCVINFYDSGFIFDIKDTYSYKPQDVTIKAVRKDDQTQACIPAFQNVSLDVSFTFDNLSVNPTNTAPIINSKTVPNNVSLSFDNNGSATFNIVYNEAGRLNFAATFDNGTVKAVGSDSAIFKPFGFYVYTTDTNWEAENGADSSVFKKAGEEFNLSARAVGWQSDTDTDLSDNPITKNYQEDNISVTHTLISPTGGNTGSIGVKEFNFNNGEATVDNQTFSEVGIIKFTVKDDDYLGAGSIEGTSANIGRFIPYNFVIDNINNGTLANQSGNFNYIGQPTTYEDALRPKFTIRAVNKDNQTTTNYRDDFFKLDINGIGLNYPATDNQTKGVDGNYLHISFDKALLTLTKGNGTGEITFGDDNVTYDRNVNTLVNPFTPNFSIEITNANDGELSTDFVDKRVNVTGSTMYFGRLNIHNAYGSELDNVTAEVVTEYYDGSNWKIIEDNTTSVEIGHFILDNFTDNLNSGETTIVGVNSISRGVGEVTLSAPGENNEGSVDLTLDISTAPYYNWLNDIFDNESRGTVTFGIYRGRDRIIDWQEVPAR; from the coding sequence ATGAACAAGAATAACCTTTTATTGCCTATATTATTATTGGTTAATATGTTGTTAATTACCAATATAATATATGCATATGATTATGAAGTGTTTGCAACTAATAATCTTTCGTGTGCTGGAGAAAGAACTAATGAAACCTTAAACTGCAATGCTGGTGAGTTTACAACTATTGTTGATATACTAACAAATGGAGACTCAACTACTTGTATAGAAGGTCAATCAACAACAATTGATATAATAGTGACACTAAAAGATAACAAGGCTAAAAGATATGATATTGGTTTTTTTGTGGGAGAAAACAATAATGATCCTAGATTGCAAACGGGGAGCTGTTCTGTTGCCACATTTGATAGTAGTAAAAGTAATTCTGATTCTTGGATTGATATTGATGGTGACAGTTGTAGTGATTTTGAAAAAAATGGTAACTCTACTGTAAAAGTAAGTAATGTTGTTGTAAGTTGCACAGATGGAAATAGTGATGGCACCTTAGATATTCCATATACAGTTACATATCAGCAAAATGATAAAAAAACCTGCAATGGTCCTAATAATGTTTCAAACGCTAAAAAATCTAAATGTAATTATGGCTCTGCATCAATTAACAATATTATTGTAATACCTAAGCCCATTGCCGATTATTACTTTGATGAGTGTAGTTGGGATAATGATTTGTCAACTTTTGAAGTAGAAGATAGTGGTTCAAACAGTTACGATGGAACATCTGTTAATGGTCCAATTACTGTGGATAATGACACCGCTGGTGGTAGTATTGGTAGGGTTGGTTATTTTGACGGGGTGGATGATTATATAGAAATTCCTCAAGCAGCAGCTGATATACTTAAAGGTACAGCATCTCTAAGCTTTTGGATTAAAACATCACAAACAGGAAATAATACCACTTGGGCTGCACCAAGTGTAATAGGTATTGAACAAGATGGTGGTACTGATGATATAAGATGGGGCTGGATTGATGCAAGTGGGCATATAGGAGTAAGTAAAGGAAATAATGGTGGTAACTCAAAATCCAACACTCGTATTAATGATAATCAATGGCATCATGTAATTTTAACATGGAATAGTGATAATGGAAACATAAAAATATATATTGATGGTAGCCTTGATAAAGAAGGTTCAACTGATACCGGGGTTGTTGGTAATGCTTTCAATAGTATTGGTAGAAATGAAAATACAAATTCATCTAAATCCGCAGTTTATTTTAATGGCTATTTAGATGAAATAAAGATTTACGATAAAATACTCACTGATTCACAGGTGCAAAGTATTTACAACTACGAAAAAGCCGGTAAAAATTGGGATGGGACGGACAGGGTTAAGGTTAATTGCTTACAGTTGAACCAGTGTTTCTTTGACGATTTCAACAGAAGTTCTCTTGGCACCAAATGGACAGTTATCAAGAATCAAAATTTCACTCCAACAATAGAGGATAATAAATTAGTCTTAACTAAAAAAATAAATAATGTGGCTACTGGTGTAACACTGGCAGGAAAATTTCCATCTCAAGATAATTATATTGAAATAGAATTTGAGCACAACGCATATGATAATCCTAACGGAGCTGACGGGGTTACAATTGCCCTCGCTGATGCCGCTGTAGTTGATCGTTTACTAAGTGACAATATATCCGATATTGCCGGAGCATACGGTGGTTCTCTCGGATATGCGCAAAGAAGTGGTTTACATGGATTTAGAGGAGGATGGTTAGGTATAGGAATAGATGAGTATGGTAATTTTGCAAATGATAACGAAGGTAGAGGGAAAAACTGTCAATCTCATCCACCAACATACAGAGTGAAGGATTCCATCACTATAAGAGGAACTGGTGATAATGAAACTGGCTATTGTTTTATTGCAAACAGTGGTAGTTTAAACCCAGGAGTTGATAATTCAACTGCTAAAAATTACAAATACAAGATAAGTATAGATACAAGAAATAATAAGACTTTTATCAAAGTCGATCGCGATATATTAGATGGTAATGGATATCAAACCATTATAAATTGGCATGATGCCACTCAAAATGCAACCCCGCCTGATAATTTTAAACTAAGTATTACCGGCTCCACAGGCTCTGTTACAAATATACATTCTTTCGATGATTTGAAAATAAGTGCATTATCTTGCGGTGACTTAGGTCAGGAAATAGGCTACAAGTATCTCCTCATTGATGCCCCCCCCACTGCCCTTACCTGCCAACCTGCTGACGTAAAAATAACTGCGTGTATAAACGACGATTGTAGTCAAAAATACCCAAATGGTGTAAGTGGAATAGAATTATCAGCAACAGATGGAGCAAATTGGACAATGAACCCTGTGAGTATTCCTAATGGCAGCTATTCTGTTAATACCGGTCTATATAAACAGACACCAGGTACTACAACATTATCAATCACTTCAGCAACACCTTCACCATCTGATACACCAATTTATAAATGTTCTTGGGATTCAAATTGTGTAATTAATTTTTACGACTCAGGGTTTATATTTGATATAAAAGATACTTATTCTTACAAGCCTCAGGATGTTACTATTAAAGCTGTGAGAAAAGATGATCAGACACAAGCATGTATCCCTGCTTTTCAAAATGTAAGTTTGGATGTAAGTTTTACTTTTGATAATTTAAGTGTAAATCCTACTAACACAGCTCCTATCATAAATAGTAAAACCGTACCTAATAATGTTAGCTTGAGTTTTGATAATAACGGGTCAGCAACTTTCAATATTGTCTATAATGAAGCTGGCAGGCTAAATTTTGCAGCTACATTTGACAATGGTACAGTAAAAGCTGTTGGCTCAGACAGTGCAATTTTTAAACCTTTTGGCTTTTATGTGTACACAACCGATACAAATTGGGAAGCTGAAAATGGTGCTGATAGCTCTGTATTTAAAAAAGCTGGAGAAGAATTTAACTTGTCAGCCAGAGCAGTTGGCTGGCAAAGTGATACGGATACGGATTTGTCAGATAATCCGATAACTAAAAATTATCAAGAAGATAATATATCTGTTACCCATACCTTAATATCACCTACCGGTGGCAATACCGGCTCAATAGGTGTTAAAGAGTTTAATTTTAATAATGGTGAAGCTACTGTTGACAATCAAACTTTTAGCGAAGTAGGGATTATAAAATTTACTGTAAAAGATGATGACTATCTTGGTGCAGGTAGTATAGAAGGCACAAGTGCAAATATTGGAAGGTTTATACCTTATAATTTTGTTATAGATAATATCAACAATGGGACACTTGCTAACCAGAGTGGAAATTTTAACTATATTGGTCAACCTACAACATATGAAGATGCACTAAGACCAAAATTTACAATCAGAGCAGTAAATAAGGATAATCAGACGACGACAAATTATAGAGATGACTTTTTCAAACTTGATATAAATGGTATAGGCTTGAATTATCCAGCCACTGACAATCAAACAAAAGGGGTAGATGGTAATTACCTTCATATTTCTTTTGATAAAGCTCTACTGACATTGACTAAAGGTAATGGCACAGGAGAGATAACATTTGGGGATGATAATGTTACTTATGACAGAAATGTGAATACTCTCGTTAATCCTTTTACCCCTAACTTTAGTATTGAAATTACAAATGCTAATGATGGTGAGCTGTCTACTGATTTTGTAGATAAACGAGTAAATGTTACTGGCAGCACAATGTATTTTGGAAGGCTTAATATTCATAATGCTTATGGAAGCGAGCTTGATAATGTTACGGCAGAGGTGGTTACTGAGTATTATGATGGTAGTAATTGGAAGATTATTGAAGACAACACCACAAGTGTTGAAATTGGACATTTTATTTTGGATAATTTTACTGATAACCTTAATAGTGGAGAAACAACAATAGTTGGTGTAAATAGCATTAGTAGAGGTGTTGGTGAGGTTACTTTGTCTGCACCTGGTGAAAATAACGAAGGGAGTGTCGATTTGACTTTGGATATTTCTACAGCTCCATACTATAATTGGCTTAATGATATATTTGACAATGAATCAAGGGGGACAGTAACTTTTGGTATTTATCGAGGTAGAGACAGGATAATTGACTGGCAGGAAGTGCCGGCAAGATAA